A genomic window from Candidatus Nitrosoglobus terrae includes:
- a CDS encoding c-type cytochrome yields MWGAYGLYPRYLAKNGHVNSFGERLQDCFRFSLNGKAPPLNSDVIVALEIYARWLSKGAPRGVKLTGAGYPKQDFKPQRSPDYTRGKEVYVNHCASCHGPDGAGQQIAGRNVFPPLWGSQSFNWGAGMHQLDNAAAFIKANMPLNLSSVLSDQEAWDVAMYMNAHERPQDPRYTGNVTTTRAKYHNTPMSLYGTIVNGWLLGSRPAQ; encoded by the coding sequence TTGTGGGGTGCCTACGGCCTATATCCACGATATTTGGCAAAGAATGGCCACGTGAATAGTTTCGGCGAGCGTCTGCAGGACTGCTTCCGTTTCAGCCTGAACGGGAAAGCGCCACCGCTGAACAGTGATGTCATCGTTGCGCTAGAGATTTATGCGCGGTGGTTATCCAAGGGCGCGCCTAGGGGTGTAAAGCTAACCGGCGCTGGGTATCCAAAGCAAGACTTTAAACCCCAGCGATCGCCAGACTACACGCGCGGCAAGGAAGTCTATGTGAATCACTGTGCATCGTGCCATGGTCCTGACGGCGCGGGTCAGCAGATTGCAGGACGCAATGTGTTTCCGCCGTTATGGGGCTCCCAGTCATTCAATTGGGGAGCCGGCATGCACCAGCTGGATAACGCCGCTGCGTTCATCAAGGCTAATATGCCTTTAAATCTTAGCAGTGTGCTAAGTGACCAAGAGGCGTGGGATGTGGCGATGTACATGAATGCCCACGAACGTCCGCAAGACCCTCGCTATACCGGTAATGTCACGACTACGCGCGCAAAATACCATAATACCCCGATGTCGCTATACGGTACGATAGTGAATGGTTGGCTTTTAGGCAGTCGCCCAGCGCAATAA
- a CDS encoding amino acid kinase family protein — translation MASFTEHSAPWVIKLGGSLYYSHTLSQWLQQLSAIGAGKFVIVPGGGPFADQVRAAQKRWKITNIHAHAMALLAMGQFGYLLQSLAPKLCVANSCSHIHQALHQGQVPIWLPTTEVLNHPEIPATWEVTSDSLALWLSGQLKASRLILVKSAHIPDSSSISAQTLAQQGIVDTAFPNFLRTITIPCYYAHTEDYLHATENGISHIGTCILV, via the coding sequence TTGGCTAGCTTTACAGAACATAGCGCTCCATGGGTGATTAAACTGGGGGGTAGCCTCTACTACAGTCATACCCTTTCCCAATGGCTACAGCAGCTTAGTGCAATTGGAGCCGGAAAATTTGTTATCGTCCCAGGCGGAGGCCCATTTGCTGATCAGGTACGGGCTGCTCAAAAACGCTGGAAAATCACCAATATTCATGCCCATGCCATGGCATTACTGGCCATGGGGCAATTTGGCTATCTACTCCAGAGCTTAGCACCTAAGCTGTGTGTTGCTAACAGCTGTAGCCATATTCACCAAGCTTTACATCAAGGGCAGGTACCCATTTGGCTGCCGACCACTGAGGTATTAAATCACCCTGAGATCCCAGCCACTTGGGAGGTCACTTCTGACAGCCTAGCCCTTTGGCTGAGCGGTCAATTAAAAGCCAGTCGATTAATTTTGGTGAAAAGCGCACACATCCCTGACTCATCATCCATAAGCGCTCAGACCCTTGCCCAGCAAGGAATTGTGGATACGGCTTTCCCCAATTTTCTTCGCACAATTACTATTCCCTGTTATTACGCCCATACAGAGGATTATCTACACGCCACCGAAAATGGAATCAGTCACATAGGAACCTGTATCCTTGTATAA
- a CDS encoding HisA/HisF-related TIM barrel protein, with protein sequence MKLLPVLDLMNNLVVHAKGGRREHYLPLISPFSAHSSPLEVIAGLLEWYPFSHLYLADLDGIMGRGHHRSVIAAIVQNYPKLKLWVDGGAVSCEAILQLFALGVAYPVVGTESLPDIDTWQKLRRLPMADQLVLSLDYRDGHFLGSAELSAQPELWPETVIVMSLGQIGTQKGPDWALLNEIKQKRLQQGGLFAAGGVVCLKDLQQLVRWGADGVLLASALYNGNLSAEDLIQCAEFSTYSQ encoded by the coding sequence ATGAAACTCCTACCTGTGCTTGACTTAATGAATAATTTAGTTGTCCATGCAAAAGGAGGGCGGCGGGAACATTATTTACCGTTGATTTCTCCTTTTTCTGCTCATTCATCCCCTTTAGAGGTTATAGCTGGATTGTTGGAATGGTATCCGTTTTCCCATTTATATCTAGCTGATTTAGATGGAATTATGGGGCGTGGTCATCATCGCTCGGTGATAGCCGCCATTGTACAAAATTATCCTAAGCTGAAATTATGGGTAGATGGGGGGGCGGTAAGCTGTGAGGCTATCCTGCAATTATTTGCGTTGGGGGTAGCCTATCCGGTAGTGGGGACGGAAAGTCTACCTGATATAGACACTTGGCAAAAATTGCGGCGTTTACCCATGGCCGATCAATTAGTTCTATCGTTAGATTACCGCGATGGCCATTTCCTTGGTTCTGCGGAGTTGAGTGCCCAGCCGGAATTATGGCCAGAGACCGTGATTGTCATGAGCTTAGGACAAATAGGAACCCAGAAAGGGCCGGATTGGGCACTGTTGAATGAGATCAAGCAAAAACGGCTACAGCAAGGAGGGTTATTTGCAGCGGGGGGGGTTGTTTGCCTCAAAGATTTACAACAATTAGTCCGGTGGGGTGCCGATGGAGTGTTATTAGCCAGCGCTTTATATAATGGCAATTTAAGCGCTGAGGATTTAATTCAGTGCGCAGAATTTTCCACCTATAGCCAGTAA
- a CDS encoding ATP-grasp domain-containing protein produces the protein MVQVVIFNNHHGWHSQQLEVALTAKGIKTIRASLDQCRIDLDLPSGLYIPGLSATLPHAVITRGIAAGSFEQISVRLDILHALAELGVYVLNNALAIERTVDKARTSLLLHYQGIPTPRTWACEDTDQAHQLIAQAQRQCHELVLKPLFGCQGQGLIRLSCPADLNTCGAVGGLYYLQEFIPPINKGIWQDWRVFVVNHQAIAAMIRRGHTWITNAAQGAECFPVPLDPEISRLACQATQAVGVDYAGVDIIYSVDKGFQVLEVNSIPAWRALQQTTTINIAQVLVEFLLEKLYCS, from the coding sequence ATGGTACAGGTAGTTATTTTTAATAATCATCATGGCTGGCATAGCCAGCAGCTGGAAGTAGCTTTAACAGCTAAAGGGATAAAAACTATCCGCGCAAGCTTAGACCAGTGTCGGATTGATTTAGATCTCCCTTCTGGGCTTTATATTCCTGGATTAAGCGCAACATTGCCCCATGCGGTCATCACCCGAGGAATTGCAGCGGGCAGCTTTGAGCAAATTAGTGTACGCTTAGACATCTTGCATGCCCTAGCTGAACTAGGTGTTTATGTACTCAATAACGCGCTTGCTATTGAACGTACCGTAGACAAAGCGCGAACCTCGCTACTGCTCCATTATCAAGGTATTCCCACGCCCCGTACTTGGGCCTGTGAAGATACAGATCAAGCTCACCAATTAATTGCCCAAGCACAAAGGCAGTGCCACGAACTTGTGCTCAAACCTTTATTTGGCTGCCAAGGGCAGGGGCTTATTCGACTCAGCTGCCCTGCTGACTTAAATACCTGTGGGGCTGTAGGTGGACTCTATTACCTACAGGAATTTATCCCTCCTATAAATAAGGGTATCTGGCAAGATTGGCGAGTTTTTGTGGTGAATCATCAAGCAATTGCCGCCATGATTCGCCGAGGGCACACTTGGATCACCAACGCTGCCCAAGGCGCAGAATGCTTTCCAGTGCCCTTAGATCCTGAAATCAGTAGGCTGGCCTGCCAAGCCACCCAAGCTGTCGGCGTTGATTATGCAGGGGTGGACATTATCTATTCCGTAGATAAGGGTTTTCAGGTACTGGAAGTTAACAGCATTCCTGCTTGGCGGGCGCTACAGCAAACCACAACCATTAATATTGCTCAGGTGCTAGTAGAATTTTTATTAGAAAAACTCTATTGCTCTTGA
- a CDS encoding ATP-grasp domain-containing protein: protein MKILVYEHITSGALCTAPLPTSLVREGNAMLEALLTDLAENSSVQTVILRDYRLKLPAHIRHYYYIHNLDEFHCRWHDCLEGVDAVLPIAPETEGLLTKIQESVLKADKRLLGCHPEATAIATSKSQTAHCLAVAGLMTLPTTWLQDWQPDNAIADPLICKPDDGVGSTDVLYFDNSTTLNRWKQGKPPEILANRIVQPYLQGIAASLCLLCDKGEALLLCINQQHIQMKAGALYLRGITVNTMAISKIFQEIADRIAHALPKLWGFVGVDLILGPQPIVVEINPRLTTSYLGLRKTYGINPTRWLLTLLDQGIKAVELPPNLGYKMTLITEKQRVICATDRY from the coding sequence ATGAAAATCCTCGTGTATGAGCATATAACCAGCGGAGCCTTATGCACAGCGCCCTTACCTACCTCACTGGTCAGGGAAGGCAACGCCATGCTGGAAGCTTTGCTCACCGATCTAGCAGAAAACTCAAGCGTACAAACTGTTATTCTTCGGGATTATCGCCTAAAGCTACCGGCTCATATCCGCCACTATTACTATATCCATAATCTTGATGAATTCCACTGCCGCTGGCACGACTGTTTAGAGGGTGTGGATGCGGTCTTACCCATTGCTCCAGAAACTGAGGGTCTCTTAACCAAGATTCAGGAATCGGTACTTAAAGCGGATAAACGCTTACTCGGCTGCCATCCGGAAGCAACGGCTATCGCCACTAGTAAAAGCCAAACGGCTCACTGTCTAGCGGTAGCAGGATTAATGACTCTCCCCACCACTTGGCTTCAGGATTGGCAACCCGATAACGCCATAGCTGATCCTCTGATCTGTAAGCCCGATGATGGCGTTGGTAGTACTGATGTTTTATATTTCGATAACAGTACTACTTTAAACAGATGGAAACAGGGAAAACCGCCAGAAATTTTAGCCAACCGGATTGTTCAACCTTATCTTCAAGGAATAGCTGCTAGCCTTTGTCTGCTCTGCGATAAGGGTGAGGCGCTTTTACTCTGCATCAATCAGCAGCATATCCAAATGAAAGCGGGAGCCTTGTATCTAAGGGGGATTACCGTCAATACCATGGCAATCTCAAAAATCTTTCAGGAAATCGCGGATCGGATTGCCCATGCCTTACCCAAGCTATGGGGTTTCGTGGGGGTTGATCTTATCCTTGGCCCACAGCCTATCGTAGTAGAGATTAACCCGCGCTTGACCACCAGCTATCTCGGGTTACGGAAAACGTATGGGATCAACCCTACTCGCTGGCTATTGACCCTCCTAGATCAAGGGATAAAGGCAGTAGAGCTACCTCCTAATTTAGGCTATAAAATGACGCTTATCACGGAAAAACAAAGGGTTATTTGTGCCACTGACCGTTATTAG
- a CDS encoding hydantoinase/oxoprolinase family protein, with the protein MPLTVISGWDIGGAHLKGALTNAQGQIIRCTQVCCPLWQGLDHLLQAFEHMKIQLGGIGDLVAITMTGELADIFKDRHQGVQLILECVEQFFSPMPVYVFAGTQGFIPLGHASKYIKSIASANYLATSQLAARHWDQGLIIDIGSTTSDLIPCKAGKPHPQGKNDHTRLISGELVYSGVIRTPLMAIVQQAPIEGRWVRLAAEHFATTADIYHLLGWLPKGVDLYPSADHQGKSPEDCARRLARMIGADSQQESFSSWRKLAFYFAEQQCQQLTQAIFQVLSRINLKPEAPIIGAGIGRFLAIECARRVHRPYVDFAEILKMSPHIPINADHAPAAAITQLAWEQLQNTHC; encoded by the coding sequence GTGCCACTGACCGTTATTAGCGGCTGGGATATAGGGGGCGCTCATCTTAAAGGGGCTTTGACCAATGCTCAAGGCCAAATTATACGCTGTACTCAAGTATGCTGCCCTTTATGGCAAGGGTTGGATCATTTACTGCAGGCTTTTGAACATATGAAAATCCAACTAGGAGGAATCGGTGACCTAGTAGCCATCACTATGACAGGAGAGCTTGCTGATATTTTTAAGGATCGCCATCAAGGCGTTCAGCTTATTTTAGAATGTGTTGAGCAGTTTTTTAGCCCGATGCCCGTGTATGTATTTGCGGGCACTCAAGGATTTATTCCATTAGGGCACGCCTCAAAATATATAAAATCAATTGCCTCTGCCAATTATCTTGCTACTAGCCAGTTGGCTGCTCGCCATTGGGATCAAGGACTGATCATAGATATTGGTAGCACTACCAGCGATCTCATTCCCTGTAAAGCGGGTAAGCCACACCCTCAAGGAAAAAATGACCATACTCGCCTGATAAGTGGTGAACTCGTATATAGTGGTGTCATCCGAACACCGCTGATGGCTATAGTACAGCAGGCTCCTATAGAGGGGCGCTGGGTGCGACTAGCGGCTGAGCATTTTGCCACTACCGCTGATATCTATCATTTGTTAGGATGGCTCCCAAAGGGTGTTGATCTTTATCCCAGCGCAGATCATCAAGGTAAAAGCCCAGAAGACTGCGCCCGGCGGCTGGCGCGAATGATAGGCGCTGATAGCCAACAAGAATCATTCTCTTCGTGGAGAAAACTAGCCTTCTATTTTGCTGAACAACAATGCCAGCAGCTAACTCAAGCTATTTTTCAAGTACTTTCACGGATAAACCTTAAGCCTGAAGCCCCCATTATTGGCGCTGGCATAGGGCGGTTTTTAGCTATTGAATGCGCTCGAAGGGTTCATAGACCTTATGTAGATTTCGCTGAAATATTAAAAATGAGCCCCCATATCCCTATCAATGCGGATCACGCCCCTGCTGCTGCTATAACACAACTTGCTTGGGAACAATTGCAAAATACCCATTGTTAA
- the pabB gene encoding aminodeoxychorismate synthase component I, which produces MQTHPLYAELPYSEDSVPLFEAVRLDPWPIFLDSGWPTNSLGRFDIIAADPFVTLKTTELETTICKRGHTFSSIDNPFTLLRSELYRYRNQKTPFSTHELPMIGGAMGYFSYDLVRYFEKLPTLALDRENMPEMAIGIYDWVIIVDHHQQRCFLVGQGYDAKTRERWEALKHHLRQVRCSPPQTPFHLSSQIISNLDRQDYHQAFTHIQCYIREGDCYQVNLSQRFEAFAQGDPWALYRRLRLVNGAPFSAYFTIPEGTILSTSPERFLQVDATGTVETRPIKGTRPRSANSLADQQLALELQHSPKDRAENVMIVDLLRNDLGRVCTPGTIHVPSLCTIESFATVHHLVSTIRGQLAPKQDSLALLQACFPGGSVTGVPKIRAMEIIEELEPHRRGIYCGSLGYLDFEGKMDTNIAIRTLVHNQGCLRFWAGGGIVADSMEEDEYQETLTKAAAILSTLTEYTRLTHHPTRFSCLG; this is translated from the coding sequence ATGCAAACCCACCCCTTATATGCAGAATTGCCTTATTCCGAGGACTCAGTACCGTTATTTGAAGCGGTACGACTAGATCCTTGGCCGATTTTTTTAGATAGCGGCTGGCCTACCAACTCACTAGGGCGTTTTGATATCATTGCCGCTGATCCCTTTGTAACCCTTAAAACAACAGAGCTAGAGACAACCATTTGTAAGCGTGGCCATACTTTCTCAAGCATTGATAACCCCTTTACCCTGTTACGATCTGAGCTGTATCGCTATCGAAACCAAAAAACGCCTTTCTCCACCCATGAGCTTCCCATGATAGGGGGCGCTATGGGCTATTTCAGCTATGACTTGGTTCGATACTTTGAAAAGCTCCCGACCCTTGCCTTAGATAGGGAAAATATGCCTGAAATGGCCATTGGGATTTATGATTGGGTCATTATTGTTGATCATCACCAGCAGCGCTGCTTTCTTGTAGGTCAGGGTTATGACGCTAAAACTAGAGAACGATGGGAAGCGCTTAAACATCATTTACGCCAAGTTCGCTGCTCACCGCCTCAAACTCCATTTCACCTCAGCAGCCAAATTATATCTAACCTAGATAGGCAAGATTACCATCAGGCATTTACTCATATTCAATGTTATATTCGGGAAGGGGATTGTTACCAAGTTAATCTCTCCCAGCGATTTGAAGCCTTTGCCCAAGGAGATCCATGGGCGCTCTACCGTCGCTTACGCCTAGTCAATGGGGCGCCTTTTAGCGCCTACTTTACCATTCCAGAAGGCACTATACTCAGCACTTCTCCTGAGCGCTTCCTGCAGGTGGATGCTACCGGCACCGTTGAAACTCGTCCTATCAAGGGAACTCGTCCTCGAAGTGCTAACTCATTAGCCGATCAGCAGCTTGCACTAGAACTTCAGCACAGCCCTAAAGATCGGGCAGAAAATGTGATGATTGTCGATCTGCTACGTAATGATCTAGGTCGGGTATGTACCCCAGGTACCATTCACGTTCCTAGTCTTTGTACGATTGAATCCTTTGCCACCGTCCACCATTTGGTAAGCACCATACGAGGTCAACTTGCACCCAAGCAAGATTCCCTTGCGCTATTGCAGGCCTGTTTTCCAGGAGGATCAGTGACGGGGGTTCCCAAGATTCGGGCAATGGAAATCATTGAAGAATTAGAGCCTCATCGTCGTGGGATTTACTGTGGTAGTCTCGGTTACCTTGATTTTGAGGGCAAGATGGATACCAATATCGCTATCCGCACCCTAGTGCATAATCAAGGCTGTTTGCGCTTCTGGGCCGGAGGGGGCATTGTGGCCGACTCAATGGAGGAAGACGAATACCAAGAGACGTTAACAAAGGCAGCCGCTATCTTATCTACTTTAACTGAGTACACCCGATTAACTCATCATCCTACAAGATTTTCTTGCCTTGGCTAG